From the Flavobacterium gyeonganense genome, the window TACATAAATTTAAAGATAAATTGTAGCGTTTGTAACGCGGCTAATAAAACAACAGTTTCTTATAAACCCTTATTTATAAATTTATCTGAAAAGCCGCGTTGTAAACGCTTTATTTAATTTCCATAAGTAAACAGATACTCGTTGCAAACGAACACCAGATTGAGAACAATACTAAATATTATAACAAAAAAAAATCTTTGCAATCACGAATTACAAATCAGTTCTATTGGATAATTAACCAAAAAATATTTTTGAAAAATTTTAAAAATATACTTAATTATAAAAGTAAATCTGAAAATTTATTGAAAAAAAACAGACTTCGTTTTGATCAAATAATTTCAGATAAACGATTCAATTATCTTGAAAAAGTATTTGAAAATCTTTTTGAAGACAAAGACTATCTAACAGATGAAGCCATTTTAAATGCTTACTTTAATTTTTCTGATAAGATGCAATCAAATTCATTTGCTATTGCAGAACTTGAATGGACTTTTATTTCTGTTCTTTGCCAATTCAGACCAAATTTAACCGAAACATTATTAAAACGTCCTTTATTAGCAATAGTTTATTCAATTGGAGATGATATCGATTGGTTTACAGTTAAACAATTTATTGACAAAAGAATATTAGCCAAGAATGCTGAACCTTACGGAGGTTTACCTCCAGAACCAGGTCTTTTATGGTTAGAAAAGCTTTTACCAAATCAGAAAGAAAAAGTCCAAAAAATTTTAGAAATAGTAATTGAAGAAAACAGACAAGAAATAGAAAAACTTAACAACCGGTAAAAACTGTAACTATTTGAACATTCATATTACGTTAGTTACTATTAACCTGATTATGTTAAATCAAATTAATCCGGCATGAAAAACCAATCGAATCTTCTCCGAACAATATTTCTTCCAAACAACTCCCATCATTAACAAAAAAATAGTAAAAATTTCATAGAAAAAAATTTCTACACTGTATTAAAATTCCTATTTTTAGTCCAGTAAAAAATACCGTATGAAATTACCCTTTATAGAAATAATTGAAGCCACCACAAGCAACCCAAATTTGTTAATGTGGAAATTCCATGATGAAGACAAAGAAATAAAAAACGGGGCAAAATTAACCGTACGCGAAAGCCAACAGGTGATGCTGTTGAATGAAGGACAGCTTACTGATGTATTTTCGCCAGGGCTTCACACCTTATCAACAGAAAACATTCCTATCCTGAGTACCCTCAAAGGATGGAAATACGGATTTGAAAGTCCGTTTAAAGTGGATGTTTACTTTTTCAATACACATCAGTTTATCAACAACAAATGGGGAACTCCCGCTCCTATCCTGCTCCATGACCCACAATTTGGACAAATCAGGGTAAGGGCTTTTGGAAGTTTTGATATAAGGATAATTGATGTTGCCAAATTCTTCCGTCAATACGCCGGTACTTTCGAACAGCTGACCATTTTTGAACTCCAAAACCAATTAAGGGATTTTGTAGCCCCAAAGTTTGGAGAGGTTCTGGCGAATGAAAACATTACCATTACAGATGTTGCGGGAAACATTACCCAATTGGGCCAAAAGATTGAACCGTATCTCAAACCCTATTTTCTGCAATTCGGAATCGAATTAACGCAATTTGTCATCACCAGCGTAACCTTACCGGAAGAAGTTACCGCCCACTACGACAAAATCACCAATATGAATATGGTAACCGATATGGATAAATTCACCAAATTCAATACCGCAACGGCAATTGGAGAAAAAGGAACCGCAATGCACGATGCCACCCAAAATGCCTTAAGTATGGGAATTCTTTTAAACCAAATCCAGCAAAACAAAGAAACGCCAAAAGAAGAACCCAAAGACGACCTGACTTCTAAACTTCAAAAACTGAAATCATTGTTTGATGCCGGTTTAATCGAAGAAGATGAGTTCAAAGCCAAGAAATCAGAATTATTAAACCAATTGTAATGGAAGAAAAAAAAATGACTTCGTTTCTCGATAAGCTGAAAGAAAAGGCGCAAAAACAATCTAATTATGGAGGCGAGACTGAAATTACGGATGCTCAAATGAGCCTGAGAGACTGCCCAAACTGCGGTTCCGGAAGAGCAAAACAAGATGGTGTAACAAATTGCGCCTATTGCGGATATGAATTCATACAGGTAAAGCTTACAGACGGATTTTACATCAAAAAGGAAGATAATTCAATTTAAAAAACAATAAAGTGTTCGGATTATTCAATAAACAAAATAATGAAAAAACTGCAATTCCTGAATGGAATGCAGAACTTCAGGAATCAAAAGAAAGATGGTTTACTTTTCTGGAAAAACTGGAAGCCAAAATGGAAGAACTGGCAACAGCCGCAATTCCCGAATTAAAGCAGCTCTTACAGGACGATGACGACCTTTATAAACGAACTTTTCACAGAGTTTTATCGGGAGTTAATGGTCAGTTAAACAACATCAGGGAAAAAGCGAGAGATACTTACGAACAAAAAATAAACACTCTTTATTACGACCTCAACACTCAGGTTTCTGTTTTAAACCAGCATCATTATTTGCTTTATGATTTCAGAACGGTCTGCTCAGACCGACATAATGAATTTGAAAGAAAATTTGACTATTGGAGGGACCAAATCGAAAAAACCCAGGAACGTGACCTGGAAATCGAGTACCAAAAAATTCTCAATGAATTTGAAGCTATTAAAGATAAATTCAGCTGCAAACAATGTGGAGGAAATATCACTATTGATAAGATTTTTTTAATTGAAACCTATATTGCATGTCCGTACTGCAGGTCTCAAAATACTTTTGCACCGAGCACGCAGGCCCGAATGCTGCAAAATATTGCGCGAGGCCTTGCAGAACAAAGAACAGTTCATTTATACGAAGCTTTTCAAACT encodes:
- a CDS encoding SPFH domain-containing protein, with translation MKLPFIEIIEATTSNPNLLMWKFHDEDKEIKNGAKLTVRESQQVMLLNEGQLTDVFSPGLHTLSTENIPILSTLKGWKYGFESPFKVDVYFFNTHQFINNKWGTPAPILLHDPQFGQIRVRAFGSFDIRIIDVAKFFRQYAGTFEQLTIFELQNQLRDFVAPKFGEVLANENITITDVAGNITQLGQKIEPYLKPYFLQFGIELTQFVITSVTLPEEVTAHYDKITNMNMVTDMDKFTKFNTATAIGEKGTAMHDATQNALSMGILLNQIQQNKETPKEEPKDDLTSKLQKLKSLFDAGLIEEDEFKAKKSELLNQL